A single region of the Terriglobales bacterium genome encodes:
- the metH gene encoding methionine synthase yields MSDFLKLVAERVVVYDGAMGTNIQVRQPSVDDYWGKEGCNELLALSRPDIIRDIHASFFAAGCDVVETNTFGATSIVLGEYQLESKVGEINRAAVQLAKDAARDFSTKEKPRFVAGSIGPTTKLPSLGHIGFDAMVASYMEQITALIEGGVDVLLVETCQDLLQAKAALVACFEAMNHTSRRLPVQCQVTLEANGTMLLGTEIGAALTALEPYDVDVIGLNCATGPREMNDAVRYLCHNSPKHVSVLPNAGLPQNVGGKAVYGLAPQELAEYHKRFVSEYGARIVGGCCGTTPEHLKAVVEAVRGLEPAKRQVTPTAAASSAYSMVPLDLDPKPLIVAEEMNTTTRVEHFRNLVRGKKYDDILALAKKLVSEGSHMLDLCCAIVGEDEKGYITSVLEKIATRVPAPILVDSTEADVLEEALKRIPGKAIINSINLEDGEKRTSKVLPMAKRYGAGVIALTIDEDGMALTAEKKTAIAKRIFQLATQKYGIRPQDLIFDALTLPISTGQDEYRSAGIETLKAVRQIKHELPECHTILGVSNISFGLNIYARRVLNSVFMHEAVSHGLDIAIVNYSKIYPLFKIPEAEVELARKLIFHDTSNGDPLQAYIAHFVGLERGPEVERVHAEELSVEDKLEHCIISGEKALGEGPRRQSLDQILEGALANYSPLELINNVLLDGMRTVGELFGARKMQLPSVLDSAAVMKQAVAYLEPKMEKAEGSQKGTIVLATVKGDVHDIGKNLVDIILSNNGYKVVNLGIKQPADAIIRAAQEHKADAIGLSGLLVKSTVEMKYVLQDLAQQQLEFPVICGGAALTRKYVEDDLRREYQKGVFYGEDAFSGLHIMEDLTVTDGAREKRLAEGRAVKEFARAATATATVDADVPVQPSNAIQPAPDIPQPPFWGVRAVTDGFNLRHVFNYVNETALFKNQWQLKTASQEDYKRLVDTKFRPLLKQLEDEMVANEVLQPKAVYGWFPCQSDGNDVIVYDSPESRREIQRFTFPRQREGRRLSIADFFLPRSSGNLDVIGMSVVTVGARASEESHKLFEHGEYTRYLYFHGLGVETAEALAELLHKVMRSELGIAGDDGPRVTDLFHQKYRGSRYSFGYPACPNLEDQTKIFALLKPEENIGVRLTSGFQLEPEQSTSALVVHHPQAKYFMV; encoded by the coding sequence GGCCGGTTGCGACGTGGTTGAGACCAACACCTTCGGGGCCACCTCGATCGTGCTGGGTGAGTACCAGTTGGAGTCGAAGGTCGGCGAGATCAATCGAGCCGCGGTGCAGCTGGCGAAGGATGCCGCGCGCGACTTCTCGACCAAGGAGAAGCCGCGGTTCGTCGCGGGTTCTATCGGGCCGACCACCAAGCTGCCGTCGCTCGGCCACATCGGCTTCGACGCAATGGTCGCCAGCTACATGGAGCAGATCACGGCGCTCATCGAGGGCGGCGTCGATGTGCTGCTGGTGGAAACGTGCCAGGACCTGCTGCAGGCCAAGGCCGCGCTGGTCGCGTGTTTTGAAGCGATGAACCACACAAGCAGGCGGTTGCCGGTGCAGTGCCAGGTCACGCTCGAAGCCAACGGCACGATGCTGCTGGGGACAGAGATCGGCGCGGCCCTCACCGCGCTCGAACCCTACGACGTGGACGTCATCGGCCTGAACTGCGCGACCGGTCCGCGCGAGATGAACGACGCGGTCCGCTATCTCTGCCACAACTCGCCGAAGCACGTCTCGGTGCTGCCGAACGCGGGCCTGCCGCAGAACGTGGGCGGGAAAGCCGTCTATGGGCTCGCGCCGCAGGAGTTGGCGGAGTACCACAAGCGGTTCGTCTCAGAGTACGGCGCGCGCATCGTCGGCGGATGCTGCGGGACCACGCCGGAGCATCTGAAGGCCGTGGTCGAGGCGGTCCGCGGGCTCGAGCCGGCAAAGAGGCAAGTCACGCCGACCGCCGCGGCCTCGAGCGCGTACTCGATGGTGCCGCTCGACCTTGACCCGAAGCCGCTGATCGTCGCGGAAGAGATGAACACGACGACGCGGGTGGAGCACTTCCGCAACCTGGTGCGCGGCAAGAAATATGACGACATCCTCGCGCTTGCCAAGAAGCTCGTGAGCGAAGGCTCGCACATGCTCGACCTGTGCTGCGCCATCGTCGGTGAGGACGAGAAGGGCTACATCACGTCGGTACTGGAGAAGATCGCGACCCGCGTGCCCGCGCCCATCCTGGTCGATTCGACCGAAGCGGACGTGCTGGAGGAGGCGCTCAAGCGCATCCCTGGCAAGGCCATCATCAACTCCATCAACCTGGAGGACGGAGAGAAGCGGACGTCGAAGGTGTTGCCGATGGCCAAGCGCTACGGCGCGGGCGTGATCGCGCTCACCATCGACGAAGACGGCATGGCGCTCACGGCCGAGAAGAAGACGGCGATCGCGAAACGCATCTTCCAACTCGCGACCCAGAAGTACGGCATCCGGCCGCAAGACCTTATCTTCGACGCGTTGACGTTGCCCATCTCGACCGGGCAGGACGAATATCGCAGCGCCGGCATCGAGACGCTGAAGGCGGTTCGCCAGATCAAGCACGAACTGCCGGAGTGTCACACAATCCTCGGCGTCTCGAACATCAGCTTCGGGCTGAATATCTACGCGCGGCGTGTGCTGAACTCGGTCTTCATGCATGAGGCGGTGAGCCACGGTCTCGACATCGCCATCGTCAACTACAGCAAGATCTATCCGTTATTCAAGATCCCTGAAGCAGAGGTTGAACTTGCCCGCAAGCTCATCTTCCACGACACCTCGAACGGCGACCCGCTGCAGGCCTACATCGCGCACTTCGTCGGCCTGGAGAGGGGACCGGAAGTGGAGCGCGTCCACGCGGAGGAACTGAGCGTCGAGGACAAGCTCGAGCACTGCATCATCTCTGGGGAGAAAGCACTGGGCGAGGGTCCACGCCGGCAGTCGCTCGATCAGATCCTGGAAGGGGCGCTCGCGAACTACTCGCCACTGGAGCTCATCAACAACGTGCTGCTCGACGGCATGCGCACCGTGGGCGAGCTGTTCGGCGCGCGCAAGATGCAGCTGCCCTCGGTGCTCGACTCGGCCGCCGTCATGAAACAGGCGGTGGCGTATCTCGAGCCGAAGATGGAGAAGGCGGAGGGCTCGCAGAAGGGGACGATCGTCCTCGCCACGGTGAAGGGCGACGTCCACGACATCGGCAAGAACCTAGTGGACATCATCCTGTCGAACAACGGCTACAAGGTCGTGAACCTGGGCATCAAGCAGCCGGCGGACGCGATCATCCGAGCGGCGCAGGAGCACAAGGCAGACGCGATCGGACTGAGCGGGCTGCTGGTGAAGTCCACGGTCGAGATGAAGTACGTGCTGCAGGACCTGGCGCAACAGCAGCTCGAGTTCCCGGTGATCTGCGGCGGCGCCGCGCTGACGCGCAAGTACGTGGAAGACGACCTGCGCCGTGAGTACCAGAAAGGCGTCTTCTACGGGGAAGATGCGTTCAGCGGGCTGCACATCATGGAAGATCTCACGGTAACCGACGGCGCACGCGAGAAGCGGCTGGCGGAGGGCCGCGCGGTGAAGGAGTTCGCGCGCGCCGCGACAGCAACTGCCACAGTCGACGCGGACGTGCCGGTGCAGCCTTCCAACGCGATCCAGCCCGCTCCGGACATCCCGCAGCCGCCGTTCTGGGGCGTGCGTGCAGTGACCGACGGGTTCAACCTGCGCCACGTGTTCAACTACGTGAACGAGACGGCGCTCTTCAAGAACCAGTGGCAGCTCAAGACGGCCTCACAAGAGGATTACAAGCGGCTGGTCGACACCAAGTTTCGCCCGCTGCTGAAGCAGCTCGAAGATGAGATGGTCGCCAACGAGGTGCTGCAGCCGAAGGCGGTCTACGGTTGGTTCCCGTGCCAGAGCGACGGGAATGACGTGATCGTCTATGATTCGCCGGAGTCGAGGCGCGAGATCCAGCGCTTCACCTTCCCGCGCCAGCGCGAGGGAAGGCGTCTCTCCATCGCGGACTTCTTCCTGCCCAGGTCGTCCGGGAATCTCGACGTGATCGGAATGTCGGTCGTGACGGTGGGCGCCCGCGCGAGCGAGGAATCGCACAAGCTGTTCGAACACGGCGAGTACACGCGTTATCTCTATTTCCACGGGCTGGGCGTCGAGACGGCCGAAGCCCTAGCGGAGCTGCTCCATAAGGTCATGCGGAGCGAGCTGGGAATCGCGGGCGACGACGGCCCGCGCGTCACCGACCTGTTCCACCAGAAGTATCGCGGCTCGCGCTACTCGTTCGGATATCCGGCATGCCCGAACCTGGAGGATCAGACGAAGATCTTCGCGCTGCTCAAGCCGGAGGAGAATATCGGGGTGCGCCTGACGAGCGGCTTCCAACTCGAGCCGGAGCAATCGACCAGCGCGCTGGTCGTCCACCACCCCCAGGCCAAGTACTTCATGGTGTAG